One window from the genome of Macrobrachium nipponense isolate FS-2020 chromosome 49, ASM1510439v2, whole genome shotgun sequence encodes:
- the LOC135205252 gene encoding uncharacterized protein LOC135205252, producing MRVKICYGGETVNIISAYAPQVGCTEEEKSSFWNSMNEVTQELEEQKKIVVGADFNGHVGNVNDEKIPEDWRESILIPIFKGKGVVQEYSNYRGIKLMSHTLKILERVIDGRLREEVRIEKEQLGFMKGSGTTDGIFCIRQLMKKFREKQRDLHLVFTDLEKAHDSATARIMKMFEGEDCAEKFVRIIRW from the exons atgagagtgaagatatgttatggaggggaaacagtgAACATCATCagtgcttatgctccacaagtgggctgcacagaggaagaaaagagcagcTTTTGGAATTCAATGAATGAGGTAacacaagaactggaagagcagaagaagattgtagtgggggcagactttaatggacatgtcggaaatgtaAATGAT gaAAAAATACCAGAAGattggcgggaaagcatattgatacctatatttaaaggtaaaggtgttgtCCAGGAatacagtaattatagaggtatcaaactaatgtctcacacgttgaagattttggaaagagtaATAGatggcaggctgagagaggaagtgagaatagaGAAGGAACAgctaggatttatgaagggaagcggcacaacggatggaatattttgcataaggcagctgatgaagaaattcagagaaaaacaacgagacttGCATCTGGTATTCACAGACCTTGAAAAGGCCCATGACAGTGCCACGGCAAGAATTATgaagatgtttgagggagaagattgTGCCGAAAAGTTTGTCAGAATTATTCGTTGGTGA